One Bacteroidia bacterium genomic window carries:
- a CDS encoding RagB/SusD family nutrient uptake outer membrane protein, translating into MKFKIISITLLVASFSFACSEEFLDKTPQAQFSTVGLQTPEGVEGILLGAYNMVDGSGLDGQAPWENDIHNWVFGGISSDNALKGTDAGDQPEQSFIEAYDFNSFNNHIRNKWRGVYKGIARCNDAIVTANSVEDLDPDRKAQIIAEARFLRGLFHFEAQKMWKFPPYIDDSVYDINDVESTKVPNEGKIWDKIEADFAAAASVLPVEQALVGRPTSWAAKAFQAKAIMYQGWNESGAANTAKLQEAKPLLEEVINSGRYSLMEKFSENFFVRTNNNSESIWEVQFAVNSASTDNANSGIGLAHPYIAPWGCCGFYQASQNLVNAFKTDASGLPLLDNFNDEDIPYETEYTGPIDPRIDHTLGRPGILYKEFQIHQTDFIRDLSYAGPYSPMKHVGEPEAFGIGGWGNLTANNYRMMRLSMVILWLAEVEVELGNLEVARDLVNQIRERASNPEDFIPKAIQGTDNRQSFTLTNEDAANYTVGEYNEPWTDQATARKAVRFESRLEFAMEGHRFFDLQRWGVQSNVLNAYIQSESRTRVYLQGRSFTAGKNEFYPIPTEAIDRSFKDGVATLTQDPSYN; encoded by the coding sequence ATGAAATTTAAAATAATATCTATAACACTATTAGTTGCGTCATTCTCCTTTGCTTGTAGTGAGGAGTTTCTCGACAAGACACCTCAGGCTCAATTCAGTACCGTGGGACTCCAGACACCGGAAGGAGTAGAAGGAATTTTATTAGGAGCCTATAATATGGTTGATGGAAGTGGTCTGGATGGACAGGCTCCCTGGGAAAATGATATTCATAACTGGGTATTTGGAGGAATTTCTTCCGACAATGCTCTTAAAGGAACTGATGCAGGTGACCAACCGGAACAATCTTTTATTGAAGCCTACGATTTCAACTCATTCAATAACCATATCAGAAACAAATGGCGGGGAGTATATAAAGGAATTGCTCGCTGTAATGATGCAATAGTTACTGCAAATTCTGTTGAGGATCTTGATCCGGATAGGAAAGCCCAAATTATTGCAGAGGCAAGATTCCTTCGTGGCCTTTTCCATTTTGAAGCCCAAAAAATGTGGAAATTCCCTCCCTACATTGACGATTCTGTTTATGACATTAATGATGTAGAAAGTACCAAAGTACCTAATGAAGGGAAAATTTGGGACAAAATTGAAGCTGATTTTGCGGCTGCTGCAAGTGTTCTTCCTGTAGAGCAAGCACTCGTTGGCAGACCTACCAGCTGGGCGGCAAAAGCTTTTCAGGCAAAAGCCATCATGTACCAGGGTTGGAACGAAAGTGGCGCTGCAAATACGGCAAAATTGCAAGAAGCCAAGCCTTTGCTGGAAGAAGTCATTAATTCCGGGAGATATAGCCTTATGGAGAAATTCTCCGAGAACTTCTTCGTTAGAACCAATAACAATTCTGAATCTATTTGGGAAGTACAGTTTGCAGTAAATTCCGCATCCACTGATAACGCTAACTCAGGAATTGGTCTGGCCCATCCTTATATAGCTCCCTGGGGATGCTGCGGATTTTACCAAGCATCTCAAAATCTGGTAAATGCCTTTAAAACAGATGCCTCAGGTTTACCTTTATTAGATAACTTTAATGATGAAGATATTCCTTATGAAACTGAGTACACAGGTCCCATAGATCCGCGTATCGATCATACGTTGGGAAGACCTGGAATCCTATACAAAGAATTCCAAATCCACCAAACAGATTTTATTCGTGATTTATCCTATGCAGGTCCTTATTCTCCTATGAAACACGTAGGGGAGCCAGAGGCTTTCGGGATTGGTGGTTGGGGTAACCTAACAGCTAATAATTACAGGATGATGCGTCTTTCTATGGTAATTCTTTGGTTGGCGGAAGTGGAAGTTGAATTAGGTAACCTGGAAGTTGCCAGGGATTTGGTCAACCAAATTCGCGAACGTGCTTCTAATCCAGAAGACTTTATACCTAAAGCAATACAAGGAACAGATAACCGTCAAAGCTTTACCCTTACCAATGAGGATGCCGCTAACTATACCGTCGGTGAGTATAATGAACCCTGGACAGATCAAGCTACTGCACGTAAAGCCGTTCGCTTTGAAAGCCGTCTGGAATTCGCGATGGAAGGGCACAGATTCTTTGACCTCCAACGTTGGGGGGTTCAGTCAAATGTTCTTAACGCCTACATACAAAGTGAATCCAGAACCCGTGTCTATCTCCAAGGGAGATCTTTCACCGCAGGTAAAAATGAATTCTATCCTATTCCTACGGAAGCTATCGATAGATCATTCAAAGATGGTGTAGCCACTTTGACCCAGGATCCTTCTTATAATTAA
- a CDS encoding TonB-dependent receptor — MRNLNLNVIRLSVFALSFLFLSNVAMAQVTGVVTDSESGDPLTGVSVVIKGTTTGTLTDDKGAFSLDAGTDAVLVFSYITYTKIEVAVNGQSVVNVKLSSDQVLDEVVITGYTAQSKRDITGAVATVDSKELLAVPATTFAQQLQGRASGLTIINDATPGGEATVRIRGFGTVGNNNPLYIIDGVPSTSQATLNPNDIETIQVLKDASAASIYGSRAANGVIIVTTRKGKLGKPTLSYNGFYGFQSGTNDVEALNAAELGEYLYLADLYAGKTPSHGQYSFGANGQVTIPTYVFPSGANTVDESLYSLTPDNIFAITRSADTDWWGEVTRDNAPIMSHQLAATGASENARYAFSVNYFKQDAITRFVSYDRVSLRANTEFDVANGRLKVGENFTVALGNRQGGFGNNGEQNAVSGSYKHHPLLPVFDIAGNFAGSRGANLGNNFNPYASLARNQDDRTYNLRAFGNVYAELEIVKDLSVRTSFGIDLNASRRRDIGRPQPEYVEGNFINSSSASSSYDYQWVWSNTLNYNKTFNQIHTVNANVGIEAIEQFAEFFGAGRQRFAFETNEIISYLDLGDATTSSNFGNVSRDFSLFSQFGQFNYSYDQKYLVQFTIRNDASSRFRQAARSAVFPAFSLGWRISEEPFFYNAFPFFNDFKIRYGWGQTGNQEIGDYNAFTTYRSSIFHAGYPIDGSNSSPTIGFDAASFGNPNARWETTTSNNLGFDASMFNNKLTVEFDLWNRVTTDMLLQVPITFSAGDARAPSFNVGQVTNKGLDLGIGFSDRRGDFYYSIDGNFSTYRNNIDALNTDDSRIFGNSSRVPSMTVTQIGNPISSFFGFNVVGIFQSVEEAAAWPEYGSYNAPGKFKVEDVNGDGQINDDDRTIIGNPHPDFTYGLNLSVGYKDFELTLFGNGSHGNDIFNYVRFFADFNSFQGNRSTRALYEAWQPTNPTAPREQWVAANPNATSPIMDANDQISSRVSTYLIEDGSFFRLRNVQLTYNFPTTLAQKLGMRSGQVYIQGQNVLTITDYTGLNPEIQTGNDRTLGFDGGYMPVARTIILGLNISL; from the coding sequence ATGAGAAATCTTAATCTTAATGTGATAAGATTGTCTGTTTTCGCCCTGTCATTTTTATTTCTTTCTAATGTAGCCATGGCACAGGTAACGGGAGTGGTGACTGATTCTGAATCAGGCGATCCGCTTACTGGAGTTTCTGTTGTTATTAAAGGAACAACAACGGGGACTCTGACCGATGACAAAGGAGCATTCTCCTTAGATGCAGGTACTGATGCGGTACTTGTATTCTCTTATATTACCTATACTAAAATTGAGGTAGCTGTAAACGGCCAATCTGTTGTAAATGTAAAACTTTCATCAGACCAAGTACTTGATGAGGTCGTAATTACAGGATACACAGCACAAAGTAAACGGGACATTACAGGGGCCGTTGCAACTGTGGATAGCAAAGAATTATTGGCTGTGCCAGCAACAACCTTCGCACAACAACTTCAGGGTAGGGCTTCAGGTCTTACCATTATCAATGATGCAACTCCCGGTGGAGAGGCCACTGTGCGTATTAGAGGATTTGGTACAGTAGGTAACAACAACCCCCTCTACATTATCGATGGGGTACCCTCAACAAGTCAGGCTACCTTGAATCCCAATGATATCGAGACCATACAGGTATTGAAAGATGCATCGGCTGCCTCTATTTATGGATCTCGTGCTGCGAACGGGGTAATTATTGTTACTACACGTAAAGGAAAATTAGGAAAGCCGACCTTGAGTTATAATGGATTTTATGGCTTTCAATCAGGAACGAACGATGTTGAAGCCCTCAATGCAGCAGAATTAGGGGAGTACTTGTACCTGGCTGATTTATATGCAGGAAAAACGCCTTCGCATGGTCAATATTCCTTTGGAGCAAATGGTCAAGTCACCATTCCTACTTACGTATTCCCGAGTGGTGCCAATACGGTGGATGAAAGTCTATATTCTTTGACGCCTGATAATATTTTCGCAATTACCCGATCTGCTGATACTGATTGGTGGGGGGAAGTTACGCGAGACAATGCGCCAATCATGAGTCATCAATTGGCCGCGACAGGAGCATCCGAAAATGCCAGATACGCTTTCAGTGTAAACTACTTTAAACAAGATGCGATTACCAGATTTGTGAGTTATGATCGGGTTTCACTTCGTGCTAACACAGAATTTGATGTTGCTAATGGAAGATTAAAAGTAGGGGAAAACTTTACCGTTGCTCTAGGTAATAGACAAGGAGGCTTTGGAAACAATGGAGAGCAAAACGCTGTTTCTGGTTCATACAAGCACCACCCGCTCCTACCAGTATTTGATATTGCAGGTAATTTTGCAGGAAGCCGGGGTGCAAACCTGGGTAATAACTTCAACCCTTATGCAAGTCTGGCAAGAAATCAGGATGACAGAACTTACAATCTTCGTGCTTTCGGAAATGTATATGCAGAACTCGAAATAGTTAAGGATCTGTCCGTAAGAACCAGTTTTGGAATTGACTTAAATGCCTCACGTCGGCGCGATATCGGTCGTCCTCAACCTGAGTACGTAGAAGGAAACTTCATCAATAGCTCGAGTGCAAGTAGCAGCTACGATTACCAATGGGTTTGGTCTAATACCTTAAATTATAATAAGACATTTAACCAGATTCATACCGTAAATGCGAACGTGGGTATCGAAGCCATCGAGCAGTTTGCCGAATTTTTTGGAGCAGGAAGACAAAGGTTTGCCTTTGAAACTAATGAAATCATCAGTTATCTGGATCTGGGTGATGCAACTACCTCCTCCAACTTTGGTAACGTATCCCGAGATTTTTCACTCTTCTCTCAATTCGGTCAGTTTAACTATAGCTATGACCAAAAATACCTGGTACAGTTTACGATCAGAAACGATGCCTCATCAAGATTTAGGCAAGCGGCAAGGAGTGCGGTATTCCCTGCCTTCAGTCTGGGATGGAGGATTTCTGAAGAACCATTCTTTTACAATGCTTTTCCTTTCTTCAATGATTTCAAAATCAGGTATGGTTGGGGACAAACTGGTAACCAGGAGATTGGAGACTACAACGCCTTCACAACCTACCGTTCCAGTATCTTCCACGCAGGATATCCTATTGATGGAAGTAATAGCAGCCCGACCATCGGATTTGATGCAGCCTCTTTTGGTAACCCCAATGCAAGATGGGAGACGACAACTTCAAATAACCTGGGATTTGACGCATCGATGTTCAATAATAAGTTGACGGTAGAGTTTGACTTATGGAACCGTGTCACTACCGACATGCTTTTGCAAGTTCCGATTACCTTTTCTGCGGGAGATGCAAGAGCGCCTTCTTTTAATGTAGGGCAGGTAACTAATAAAGGGCTTGACTTAGGGATTGGATTTTCAGACCGTCGAGGAGATTTCTACTACAGCATCGATGGTAATTTTTCTACTTACAGAAACAACATTGACGCATTAAATACGGACGATTCCAGAATATTCGGTAATAGTTCAAGGGTACCTTCTATGACAGTTACCCAAATAGGTAATCCCATTTCCTCTTTCTTTGGGTTTAATGTGGTAGGAATATTCCAATCTGTTGAAGAAGCTGCAGCATGGCCTGAATATGGTTCATATAATGCACCCGGAAAATTCAAAGTAGAAGATGTGAATGGGGACGGACAGATCAATGATGATGACAGAACCATCATTGGTAATCCTCACCCGGACTTTACCTATGGATTAAATTTGAGTGTTGGTTATAAGGATTTTGAACTTACGTTATTCGGAAATGGTTCTCATGGAAATGACATCTTTAACTATGTACGTTTCTTTGCAGATTTCAACTCTTTCCAGGGTAACAGGTCAACAAGAGCCCTATATGAGGCATGGCAACCTACAAATCCTACAGCTCCGAGAGAGCAATGGGTAGCAGCTAATCCTAATGCGACTTCACCTATTATGGATGCAAACGATCAAATCAGTAGCCGGGTTTCTACCTACTTGATTGAAGATGGAAGTTTCTTCCGCCTGAGAAATGTTCAATTGACATACAACTTTCCTACAACTCTTGCTCAAAAATTGGGGATGAGATCTGGGCAGGTATATATTCAGGGGCAGAATGTTCTTACGATTACAGACTACACGGGGCTAAATCCTGAAATTCAAACAGGAAATGATAGAACATTAGGTTTTGACGGGGGCTATATGCCTGTAGCAAGAACTATTATTCTTGGCCTAAATATTAGTTTATAA
- a CDS encoding T9SS type A sorting domain-containing protein, with the protein MKKSILLLLITTFYSFCHTTAQSCLPTGFTFASQAQVDAFPANYPGCRHILGNVFIEEALFGAITNLDSLVQIDSISGNLAIRYNNALGSLKGLQQLEFIGGDLFLITNTVLSSLNGLRNLTSVGGSVSIFSNDALLDLGGLSNLDSIGNFLAISENASITNLRGLENLTSIGDNLLLQSNPGLQNLNGLDKLNAIGRGLRIMNNSSLMDLNSLGNLMTINGPLRVLDNSSLSSLYGLENLDGYTITDLSITGSPRLSICGVRSICDYLSTTTNQVFLRGNAMGCSNRAQIENACASLVGLEDYNRIDVSIYPNPSTGRVKLEGLAYGNLKVINMIGEVVLEKRFSTSFLDLSELSSGIYFLYIQSGDKWASQKFVKQRFL; encoded by the coding sequence ATGAAAAAGTCTATCCTGCTTCTACTCATTACGACCTTTTATTCTTTTTGTCATACTACAGCCCAGAGCTGTCTCCCTACAGGATTTACTTTTGCTTCTCAGGCTCAGGTTGATGCCTTTCCGGCAAACTATCCTGGATGCAGGCATATATTGGGAAATGTATTTATAGAAGAAGCTCTTTTCGGAGCCATTACAAATTTGGATAGTCTGGTACAAATAGATTCTATCAGTGGCAACTTAGCTATCCGATATAACAATGCCTTGGGTAGTTTGAAAGGTTTACAGCAACTTGAGTTTATTGGAGGGGATCTTTTTTTGATCACAAATACTGTTTTATCGAGCCTAAACGGATTGAGAAACCTAACATCTGTAGGAGGATCTGTATCCATATTTTCCAATGATGCCCTCCTGGACTTGGGCGGCTTGAGCAATTTAGATTCTATTGGCAATTTTTTGGCTATAAGTGAAAATGCATCCATAACAAACTTAAGGGGCCTGGAAAATCTGACAAGTATAGGAGACAATTTGCTGCTACAATCAAATCCAGGCTTACAAAACCTAAATGGACTGGACAAGCTGAATGCTATTGGCAGAGGCCTGCGGATAATGAATAATAGTAGCCTCATGGACCTGAATAGTTTGGGAAATCTCATGACAATAAATGGTCCCTTGAGGGTATTGGATAATAGTTCGCTTAGCAGCCTGTATGGCTTGGAAAATCTTGATGGATATACAATTACGGACTTAAGTATTACGGGCTCTCCTCGCTTATCCATTTGTGGTGTAAGAAGTATTTGTGATTATCTATCCACGACCACGAATCAGGTTTTTTTAAGGGGAAATGCAATGGGTTGCAGTAATCGGGCACAAATCGAAAATGCCTGTGCTTCTTTAGTAGGCCTTGAGGATTATAATAGGATTGATGTTTCTATTTATCCTAATCCAAGTACAGGAAGAGTGAAACTTGAAGGTCTTGCTTACGGAAATCTGAAGGTAATAAATATGATAGGGGAAGTTGTTCTTGAAAAAAGATTCTCAACCTCTTTCCTGGATCTTTCTGAATTGTCCAGCGGAATCTATTTTCTTTACATCCAATCGGGAGACAAATGGGCAAGCCAGAAGTTTGTGAAACAAAGATTCTTATAA
- a CDS encoding CPBP family intramembrane glutamic endopeptidase, which translates to MENISVRRSILRDLILPILVWAAIIVIFSSVKKLPFEFPEEGKILLRYLTKILTTVFIPLILIRIIYKDEAEFGIYFPPFPDSFKLSFRAYSIGGPAGMSFLLIAFLGWGFDDWYGSAILSITYLLVFYFVPKVCRKLPSRSEITIPNKQIYVYVLLSLLSWIIAFFSYSYFPLISKILYYVFIVGLGEELLFRGYLQSAFNRYFGKPFQVGNVKFGYGLLLASLLFGLIHALVVVPPVWPWALFTFFMGLTLGYIREKDGSILAPLLLHAMLDMPLAFMS; encoded by the coding sequence ATGGAAAATATCAGCGTACGTAGATCCATTTTAAGAGATTTAATATTACCCATTTTGGTATGGGCTGCTATCATTGTCATTTTCTCGAGTGTAAAGAAACTCCCTTTTGAATTTCCTGAAGAAGGAAAAATTCTGCTGAGGTACCTGACAAAAATTCTGACTACCGTTTTTATCCCCCTTATACTGATCAGAATTATATATAAAGATGAGGCCGAATTTGGAATATATTTTCCGCCATTTCCAGACTCTTTTAAACTTTCTTTTAGGGCTTATTCGATCGGTGGGCCCGCAGGCATGAGTTTTTTATTGATTGCTTTTCTGGGCTGGGGATTTGACGATTGGTATGGATCTGCTATACTAAGTATTACCTATTTACTGGTTTTCTATTTTGTCCCAAAAGTCTGCCGTAAGCTTCCGAGTCGTTCGGAAATTACTATTCCCAATAAGCAGATTTATGTATATGTCCTGCTTAGTCTGCTCAGCTGGATAATCGCATTCTTTAGTTATAGCTACTTCCCCCTGATCTCAAAGATTTTGTATTATGTTTTCATTGTAGGCTTAGGGGAGGAATTACTATTCAGGGGATATCTTCAATCTGCATTTAACAGATATTTTGGAAAGCCTTTTCAGGTTGGGAATGTCAAATTCGGATATGGATTATTGCTTGCCTCCCTACTATTTGGCCTCATTCATGCCCTGGTTGTTGTTCCTCCTGTCTGGCCCTGGGCCTTATTTACCTTCTTCATGGGATTGACCCTGGGATATATACGAGAGAAAGATGGATCTATCCTTGCGCCACTTTTGTTACACGCTATGCTGGATATGCCCCTTGCATTTATGTCCTGA
- a CDS encoding YceI family protein, producing MNKVSLILFLGLGLINLLPAQNFDIDHLYPIEGMHSYFEFETTYMGYAKVRGNFGNFYGSIYYNPESLSQTSVSFQIEVESIDTNNDWRDRDLKSDNWFLAEKYPHITFTSTRVEAEGKGLRVKGNLTVKETTKSISFLIAPAVGVIEDMRGDHQVIFTGSYTLNRKEYGVMGDNWSQVKEGIVALSDEVTVNFSLLGKQIKEDNFKNFLRNENRPPGSIYAAYKTEGLSGAFDRFEALKKETEINANALNMVAYMLLKQDKHEEALSLMQRNQAEFPEDANVYDSLGEVYARMKNLKEAQKHYRKALELDPNNMNAAEALKHLN from the coding sequence ATGAACAAAGTCTCACTTATTTTATTCTTAGGGTTAGGATTGATAAACCTCCTTCCCGCTCAAAATTTTGATATCGACCATCTTTATCCAATTGAAGGCATGCATAGCTACTTTGAGTTTGAAACGACTTATATGGGATATGCGAAAGTCAGGGGAAATTTTGGAAACTTCTACGGAAGCATTTATTACAATCCCGAATCCCTATCTCAGACATCCGTAAGTTTTCAAATCGAGGTAGAAAGCATTGATACCAACAATGATTGGAGAGACCGTGATTTGAAATCGGATAATTGGTTTCTTGCTGAGAAATATCCCCATATCACCTTTACGAGCACAAGGGTAGAAGCAGAGGGAAAGGGATTAAGGGTAAAGGGAAATTTGACGGTAAAAGAAACCACAAAAAGCATCAGTTTTCTAATTGCTCCGGCAGTAGGGGTAATAGAAGATATGCGGGGAGACCATCAGGTAATTTTTACAGGCTCTTATACCCTCAACAGAAAGGAGTATGGTGTAATGGGAGATAATTGGAGCCAGGTGAAAGAGGGAATCGTAGCTCTATCGGATGAGGTTACGGTGAATTTCAGTCTATTGGGTAAACAAATCAAGGAGGATAATTTCAAGAATTTCCTACGTAATGAGAACAGGCCTCCGGGCTCTATTTATGCTGCCTACAAAACAGAGGGTCTTAGCGGAGCATTCGATCGTTTTGAAGCATTGAAAAAGGAGACAGAAATAAATGCCAATGCCTTGAATATGGTTGCTTATATGCTGCTAAAACAAGATAAACATGAAGAAGCTCTGAGTTTGATGCAGAGGAATCAAGCGGAATTTCCTGAGGATGCAAATGTCTATGATTCCCTGGGCGAAGTTTATGCCCGGATGAAAAATTTAAAAGAAGCGCAAAAGCATTATCGGAAAGCTCTTGAACTTGATCCCAATAATATGAATGCTGCCGAAGCTTTGAAGCATTTGAACTAA
- a CDS encoding helix-turn-helix domain-containing protein, which produces MNIDFVSILLFLGMGQCLFLMVTVLLDRKTVRPANYLLAALLFAFLWYQVEFFLLRHTLDSRIPFIFSTRYGSWFIVGPLIYLYNRAILIKDFKLKKRDLLHFFPILLFTFLLPVFFDDFITDRAVNYGMLTVFDSWNQEAITAKHYLYAYVFILQFLHALMYLFLAYRESKQLLAEAKERQANIPLDKIKSLQYLYLLALLIILFCSAFVIYQYATKMWQRTFDYLYVLPTLVFVFGLAYRAMKYPNSVFLIKADIPQTKYAKSGLSKGAKDSLIKKLKEKLEVDKVYRNNELRLSALAKELGVSTHHLSQLINEELKQNFFDLINTYRINEAKDKITNGSSRTLLEVAFEVGFNSKNSFNNAFKKNEGMTPSAFKKSV; this is translated from the coding sequence TTGAATATTGATTTCGTTTCTATACTACTTTTTCTGGGGATGGGGCAATGCCTCTTTTTGATGGTAACGGTTTTGCTTGACCGAAAAACTGTCAGGCCCGCCAATTATCTTTTAGCTGCACTTCTATTTGCTTTTTTGTGGTATCAGGTGGAATTCTTTTTACTAAGGCATACCCTTGACTCCCGGATACCCTTTATTTTCAGTACTCGATATGGATCCTGGTTCATCGTAGGGCCTCTGATTTATTTATATAATCGGGCCATTCTGATAAAAGATTTTAAGCTTAAAAAGAGGGACCTATTGCATTTCTTTCCCATCCTGCTATTTACCTTTTTACTTCCTGTATTTTTTGATGATTTCATTACAGATCGGGCGGTGAACTACGGGATGTTGACCGTTTTTGACTCCTGGAATCAGGAAGCGATTACTGCTAAGCATTATCTCTATGCCTATGTTTTCATCCTTCAGTTTCTCCATGCACTGATGTATCTATTTCTTGCTTATCGTGAAAGTAAGCAATTGCTTGCTGAGGCGAAGGAGCGTCAAGCCAATATTCCTCTGGACAAAATCAAGAGCCTCCAATACCTTTATTTGCTTGCCTTGCTGATCATTCTATTTTGCTCCGCTTTTGTTATCTATCAATATGCCACCAAAATGTGGCAAAGGACCTTTGATTATCTATATGTCCTGCCAACTCTTGTTTTTGTATTTGGACTGGCATATCGTGCGATGAAATACCCCAATTCTGTTTTCCTGATTAAAGCAGATATTCCCCAAACAAAATATGCAAAATCAGGCCTAAGCAAGGGGGCTAAGGATAGCCTTATCAAAAAGTTAAAAGAGAAATTAGAAGTTGACAAGGTATATAGAAACAATGAGTTAAGATTATCGGCTCTTGCGAAAGAACTAGGAGTTTCAACTCATCATTTGTCCCAACTTATCAATGAGGAATTGAAGCAGAACTTTTTTGATCTGATCAATACCTATCGAATAAATGAGGCCAAGGATAAAATTACAAATGGTTCTTCCCGGACCTTACTCGAAGTAGCTTTTGAAGTCGGTTTCAATAGCAAAAACTCTTTTAATAATGCCTTTAAAAAGAATGAGGGGATGACACCTTCCGCCTTTAAGAAAAGTGTTTGA